One genomic window of Quercus robur chromosome 6, dhQueRobu3.1, whole genome shotgun sequence includes the following:
- the LOC126732507 gene encoding pentatricopeptide repeat-containing protein At5g66520 codes for MAPILLNLPNQLTFESNVAQTLSLLERCTNMMELKQIHAHIYKTGLIIDPIPVSRLLTFSTSLDFGNLIYARKVFDRISRRNTFMWNTMIRGYSNCNEPKEALFLYHQMLCHSAPHNAYTFPFLLKACSRMSALEETQQIHAQIIKTGFGLDIYATNSLLHVYAISGSIRSAHLLFDRLPHRDIVSWNSMIDGYTKSGDIDTASKFFKDMPVKNVISWTAMISGFVGANLNKEALKLFHEMQVASIKPDNVALVSSLSACAHLGSLDEGRWIHTYIDKNGIEIDPILGCVLIDMYVKCGDMDEALKVFRKLEKQSISAWTAIINGFAIHGQGQEALDWFMKMQKAGIKPNSITFTAILTACSHAGLVDEGKLLFKTMMTDYKLNPTIEHYGCMVDLLGRAGLLLEAKELIEKMPLNPNPAIWGALLNACRIHGHLELGKQIGKILIEVDPAHGGRYIHLASIHAADGEWDQAVQVRSQMKNQGVSKIPGCSAISLNGIIHEFLAGDASHPQMDEIYKMWNQIAEKLKQDGYKPATGDLLLDLDDEEKERAIQQHSEKLAIAFGLIRTKPETTIRIFKNLRVCEDCHTVLKLISKIYAREIIVRDRTRFHLFKEGKCSCRDYW; via the coding sequence ATGGCACCTATTTTGTTGAATCTGCCAAATCAGCTCACCTTCGAATCAAATGTAGCACAGACACTGTCTCTGCTTGAAAGATGTACAAATATGATGGAACTAAAGCAGATTCATGCTCACATTTACAAAACAGGTCTCATTATAGACCCTATTCCAGTGAGCAGGCTTCTAACTTTCAGTACCTCACTGGATTTTGGAAACTTAATATATGCTCGGAAGGTTTTTGACAGAATCAGCAGACGCAATACTTTCATGTGGAACACCATGATAAGAGGATACTCAAACTGCAATGAACCAAAAGAAGCCCTGTTTCTGTACCATCAAATGCTATGTCATTCAGCCCCACACAATGCTTACACCTTCCCTTTCCTGCTCAAAGCATGTTCCCGTATGTCAGCCTTGGAAGAAACCCAACAAATCCATGCTCAAATCATAAAAACAGGGTTTGGCTTGGACATTTATGCCACAAATTCCTTGCTTCATGTTTATGCCATCTCTGGCAGCATTAGATCTGCACATCTCCTCTTTGACAGGCTCCCCCACCGAGACATTGTTTCTTGGAACTCAATGATTGATGGGTATACAAAATCTGGTGACATAGATACGGCTAGTAAATTTTTCAAAGATATGCCTGTAAAGAATGTGATCTCATGGACAGCAATGATCTCTGGCTTTGTTGGGGCAAACCTGAACAAGGAAGCTCTTAAGCTTTTTCATGAAATGCAAGTTGCAAGCATCAAACCCGACAATGTAGCACTGGTAAGCTCACTTTCAGCATGTGCACATCTTGGATCATTGGATGAAGGCAGATGGATTCACACCTATATAGACAAGAATGGAATCGAAATTGATCCAATCCTGGGTTGTGTTCTTATAGACATGTATGTCAAGTGTGGTGACATGGATGAAGCActaaaagttttcagaaaactAGAGAAGCAAAGTATCTCTGCATGGACGGCAATAATTAATGGTTTTGCAATACATGGGCAGGGACAAGAAGCTCTTGATTGGTTTATGAAGATGCAGAAAGCAGGAATCAAGCCAAACTCGATAACCTTCACAGCAATTTTGACTGCATGTAGTCATGCAGGGCTGGTTGATGAGGGTAAATTGTTGTTCAAGACCATGATGACGGATTATAAATTAAACCCAACAATAGAGCATTATGGGTGCATGGTAGACCTTCTAGGCAGAGCTGGTTTGCTTCTGGAAGCAAAAGAGCTAATTGAGAAAATGCCCTTAAACCCAAATCCTGCAATTTGGGGGGCACTGCTCAACGCATGCCGGATTCATGGACATCTTGAGTTAGGGAAGCAGATAGGGAAAATCCTGATTGAAGTTGACCCTGCACATGGTGGCCGGTATATTCACTTGGCAAGTATTCATGCTGCAGATGGGGAATGGGACCAGGCAGTCCAAGTACGAAGCCAGATGAAAAACCAGGGAGTTTCAAAAATTCCAGGGTGCAGTGCAATTAGCCTTAATGGGATAATCCATGAATTTTTAGCTGGAGATGCATCCCATCCACAGATGGATGAGATTTATAAGATGTGGAACCAGATTGCAGAGAAACTTAAACAAGATGGGTATAAACCTGCAACAGGGGATTTATTACTTGACCTAGATGATGAGGAGAAAGAAAGAGCAATCCAGCAGCATAGTGAGAAGCTGGCTATTGCATTTGGGCTAATCAGAACTAAACCAGAGACAACTATCCGGATTTTTAAGAACCTTCGGGTGTGTGAGGACTGTCATACCGTTTTAAAGCTTATATCCAAGATTTATGCCAGGGAGATTATTGTGCGGGACAGGACTCGCTTCCACCTTTTCAAGGAAGGGAAATGCTCTTGTAGAGATTActggtag
- the LOC126732508 gene encoding putative glucose-6-phosphate 1-epimerase produces MAMVSMAFSLPSLTPPKFRRVNRYSRGMAYASVSKEALGVRVTEGEGNLPKVVLTSAGGSEADIYLYGGCVTSWKVANGKDLLFVRPDAVFNKKKPISGGLPHCFPQFGPGPIQQHGFARNSDWSIVDSGNVEGNPVITLELKDGPYSRSMWDFSFQALYKVILNTKSLSTELSITNTDNKPFSFSTALHSYFHASVTGASVKGLKGCKTLNKDPDPKNPLEGKEERDVVTFPGFVDCVYLDAPNELQLDNGLGDIISIRNTNWKDAVLWNPYLQMEACYKDFVCVENAQIENVQLEPEQSWTATQHLSVG; encoded by the exons ATGGCAATGGTTTCAATGGCATTCTCGCTCCCTTCCTTAACTCCTCCTAAATTTCGCCGAGTCAACAG GTATTCGAGAGGTATGGCATATGCAAGTGTGAGTAAAGAAGCGTTAGGAGTGCGAGTGACAGAAGGGGAAGGCAACTTGCCTAAGGTTGTGCTCACTTCTGCTGGGGGTAG CGAGGCTGATATATACTTATATGGAGGTTGTGTCACATCCTGGAAAGTTGCAAATGGCAAGGACCTCCTTTTTGTTCGGCCAGATGCTgtatttaataagaaaaaaccAATCAG TGGTGGCCTTCCACATTGTTTCCCTCAGTTTGGACCTGGCCCAATACAGCAG CATGGATTTGCAAGGAATTCGGATTGGTCCATTGTTGATTCTGGAAACGTGGAAGGAAATCCTGTTATAACTCTAGAACTAAAGGATGGTCCTTACAGTCGTTCCATGTGGGATTTTAGCTTTCAAGCTTTATACAAG GTCATTCTAAATACAAAAAGCCTTTCCACCGAACTATCAATTACAAATACAGACAATAAgccattttcattttctactGCCTTGCATTCATACTTCCAT GCTTCTGTAACAGGGGCATCAGTGAAAGGTTTGAAAGGGTGCAAAACTCTGAATAAAGATCCAGATCCAAAGAATCCCCTGGAGGGCAAGGAAGAAAG GGATGTGGTCACTTTTCCTGGATTTGTAGATTGCGTCTACCTGGATGCACCTAATGAATTGCAACTTGATAATGGCTTGGGTGATATAATATCTATCAGGAACACAAA TTGGAAGGATGCTGTTTTGTGGAACCCATATCTGCAGATGGAAGCTTGCTACAAAGATTTTGTTTGTGTTGAAAATGCACAG ATTGAAAATGTCCAGCTAGAGCCTGAACAATCTTGGACAGCCACACAGCATCTTAGCGTTGGTTGA